The Osmerus mordax isolate fOsmMor3 chromosome 7 unlocalized genomic scaffold, fOsmMor3.pri SUPER_7_unloc_3, whole genome shotgun sequence genome includes the window AGAGTTGAGCTTTGAGGTATGACTATTTTTTCAGAAATTGTCAACGTGTTTAGATATAGGCTACCTGGACGTTTATCCTGGCCATACCGTACACCATCAGCTTAATATAGTCAGACTATTATGAGCGGAATGTCAGAGATGGTAACTATGGAATCCACCAGCTAGATTCCAAACATGGTGCAGTGGCGTGAGGATTCATCTTAGGGTTTGCTATTAATGGTTAGACCAGAGTATTGCATTTAATGTAATCTAAATTGAATAGTGATAAAACGTTGAGTAACAAGTTGGCTAATTGTACTTGAAATGTAATGTGTAACGACAACTTTATTGTGGAAAGACACGTTTTTGTGCATGTTTAGGCTACTCCCAACTGATAAGAATTGATAACTCTTAGACATTTTAGTTCCAGGGCTTCTCTTGGTTTATTCACACTCAGCGTTGTGGATACAAACTTCAACAGGTGGAATGATGTAAGGAAACATGATCTATCTGGAGACAGCCGTCAGACCTTAATGAGAAGTCTTGTTGTTTGTAAAAGGTCCAGAGTATGGGTTTGGAAAACCCAGAGTGAAAAGGCAGAATGTCATCTATTCACCTGGGCATCATCACTCTTAAAGTTGCTAAGCAGCTTGAAAACAAATTATCCCTTATCAAAGTTTACCAGTAGTGAACTTTAAAGAGCAAATCCCCTCTCTAATTATAGGAGACAAACACCTAAGAACAGATGGAGGCTTTTCATGGTAACTGCAAGACAAAAACCTGGTAACAACAAGAACTTCATTACAATTTGCTACTATACATGTGTACCTTCTTTGGCTTAGGTGTCTACACTTGCCTTTATTTATGAGTGCTGAGTAGTTTACATCTTGgcatgtatattattaataagGATATTTGAATAATTTATGATAATTATATTTTATTGCACAGTGCTATGAATGTTCTATGAATTGACTAAGATGTTGCAAGACTTATAAAGAAATGCAAAAACAAAATCACATTCTACTGTACATCTCATAAAGCTCTACATTGCTCCCTTAGTTCAAAAATGAAAGATATAAGCTCCAGATATAATGCTGGCTTGCTCATGTTGGCATGCTGCTCCCAATTTGAAGACAAATGAAATTCCTCAACCGGAGGCTTAGACACACTTCCTTTTAAGGACACATCTGCAGTAGCTCTTTAGACAGCAACTTGTAAAACCCTTCCAACACGTTGCCTGGCGAGGAATACAAAATACTAACCTATGTTACCAAGCAGAGGTTTGGTTTTTATAAAGtttaaaattatattttaaacaAACAGCAGTCCCAATTAAGTACTGTATATGTCATTACAAATCATTTCACAAGAAAAGTAGTGTTTAGGGTTGTAAATGATACTATGCGcagtaaaatatattttgtctCCACACTCAAGGGGGACTCTAAACCTGGCCGAGCGAAACAAGAGAACTTGAAGAATATGGGGAAGAGCTGTGAGAGTTTGTTCTCTGTGCCAGACGACCAGGATGGCTTTGGCTTCGACAGTCAGAAGCAGGGCAGATGCAAAGAGGAAATCCCAGACAACAACAAACTCAAATATGTTGACAAAGGTCAAAAGGTCATAGAGGAAAAAAGTCCACATAAGATGACTGGGGGTGAAGGTAAGGGAGATGAGGTCATTCAGAAAAACAAAGAGAGCCAGGTGGGACAGGAGAAAAAGGAAGGGTgcaagaaaaaggagaaaagcaCTTGCAAAACACTCGACCTCATCTCAAAATTACAAAGCAAAAATTACATTAAAACTGAAAAGGACAAAAAAGAAGATTGTAGAAGGAAAATAGACTGCAAAACCAAAGAGCTCATTTCAAAATTGCAGGGacaaggggagaaagaggagaaggacaggaaaGGAAAATCACAGAAGCTGACAGATAGTAAGATGGGAATGTTTTTAAAGGATGGGGACAGAGAAACAGATTTTAAGGTTCCAGTCATAAAGGCCCAGAGGGACAGTGAGAAGGACCATGATAAAAGGGAAAACACAAACTCTGTGAAACAAAGAAAATcttcaagggagagagagaaagactatgATAATACAACTGAAAAAACTGTCCATAAACATTGTAAATCCAGCCAGGTAGAACTAAAGAGCAGCAACAGCGAAGGTTCAGCACTTGAGGAAGTAAGGGAAGAGGAAGACGTCTCCAGCATGTTCGACCAACTTCTTGAAAGAGTCAGAAACGATGATCCTTTGTTGACTGAGCTCAATGTTAACAACTCAGATGTCATAAAGACTCAGACTCTGACTCAGTTTGCAGAGGCATTATTAGACAACAGGCACGTCAAGACCTTTGCTTTGGCAAATACCAGAGCTGATGACCGTGTAGCTTCTGCTGTTGCCAACACACTACGGAGGAACACCTGTCTGACCAGCATCAACCTAGATTCCAATCACCTTACAGGCAAAGGCATTCTGGCCCTGATACATGCCTTGGAGAGCAACACGTGCATCACCGAGCTGCGCTTCCACAACCAACGGCACATTTGTGGTGGCAAGACAGAGATGGAAATGACCAAGACCTTGAGGGAGAACTGTACGTTGTTGAAACTAGGTTACCACTTTGAGCTGGCTGGCCCAAGGATGACCATGACTAACATCCTGAGCAGGAATATGGATCAGCAGAGGCAACGCAGGATGCAGGACAAGAAACAGGCTGATCAGGATCTGCAGATTGCATCGAATCGGAAAACATCTCACCAGTCATCTCAGCAGGTTCAAACTTCTGGAAAGGCAACACATAAACTCCCTTCAGACATGGATCAGACCAACAAAAAAATATGCACATCGCCTCTTGTCAAAGGAAAGGGCAAGCCTGTTCCGAGTATCACCACTGTTCAATCCTCGATGAAACGCTCCTACAAAACAACCCCTAATGCAGAAAGTGCACAACCGAGGCCAGTGGATGTtttacctccacctcctccacccgccCCTGTACTAGAAAGCGTGTCCATAAGGAAGTCCCTGACACCAGTGACACAGAGAAAACCTAATGGGCAGACTCCATgccacgagggagggaggaactctAGGGATCAGTTGCTGCTTTCTATTTGTAACAGCACCTTAAAGGTTCTCAAGAAGGTTAGAACAGCTGTACTGTGATGGTTTTGCATGGAGAGAAATATGAAAAGTGGTCCTCACCAGTGTGTGCACAATTACTTTAATTCATATTTTTGATCTGTATATCTTTAATCATTATACTCTAATGTCTGTTTCTTTCTTGCAGGTTGATGTTCCAAAGCTGCTTCGCTAGGAACCAAACCAAGAAGAGTCATATATTACATTAATTTTACATTGCAGATAATTGATATACAGGTGGTTctgtcagggttagagaactATGTTGGAACCTAGAGTGAAGTTACAAAGTACGGCTGAGAGGGTATCAAACGATATGTCAATATGATTATTTATTGGAATTTAAACAGGACTTTTCCAAACAAGGCCACAGAGACTACAGTCCTTTTTTAAATGTTCACAACTTGGTTGTTTGAATAACAAGCTTTAGATTTAATAACTTGGTAATAATATGCACACAACATGAGGCACATAGTAGTTTGCAATTACATGTATGAGTTACGTTTGCAGTTACATATAAGTCTCCAGTAGGCCTTCCTGTtgacttacattacattacatttacatttagtcatttagcagacgctcttatccagagcgacttacagtaagtacagggacattcccccgaggcaagtagggtgaagtgccttgcccaaggacttaAGTGTCATTTAGTTGGATCTCAAAGCTTGTTTCTTTTGCGTCCAGGCGATGCCCATATTTAGTCTGCAGTGAAGATGGTATGATGTAAGAATAATTCCTCTACTCACTTTAATTACCAGGGAATGGCCAGTAGGGTGTCTTGCTCCTTCACAGACAGTGAAAGGTTAGAAGGAGGAGGATCATGGGGATTAAAGGAAGATgaaaaggggaagagaagaaggaAACATTTGCAAGCTGCCACATTTAAGAACACTATTGTCTCTTTACAAACCCACTTATAATCACTGAATCTCAGTGCCAAAGTATCAGTCAAAGTAACATACAGTATCTACACATGTGTAGGTTGGTTTCTTATAAGTAGAGGATGGATGTGTAATGTTTTAATCTATCAGTGTGTGGTAGAATGTATTTGATATTCAAATGAAGTGTACTTGACAAGCCCTTCAGTGGCCAACACGGCTGAGAATTCGTAGTTGTTGTTCACAGAACATGTTGTCACTTTTTGGCCTATGTATGTAATGTAAAGCTACCAAATAATGTTATTTTAGTTGGGTTAAATAAGGCATAGCTGACAACCTGGTTTACAATGTCGATGATGAACAATAGTGGGACCTCCTGGGATGTGTCTGCAAAATATTGTACTTGTCTGTGAAACTTCCTTCCTGGTGTTAGGACAGCACCCAGGGAATGTCCTACTTCctataataatacaattacaACCATTGGCCACCGCAGTTGATTGTGCTGAAAGAGATAGATTTATGCATTAGCATTTTTCTTATGTGTGGAAATGACTAATTTTAAGGTCTTCTTTTTATTGACAGGTAAGTTTGAATGAAAACGTATTTATATTACACTGGTAGTTCAAATATGGTATGATATTTTTAAGACATTGCAAAgtattttctttgtgttttatgTTCATTCTTACAATGTGATAGACAATTGCAGATTTCTTTTCATCAAGGTTTATTTTGTGACGTGAGCGGGAAAAGAAAAATTGGATCACATGGACGAGAAGGTGGATGTTTAGATATTATCTGTTCATATCCAGATGGATATCAGAATGTACCTAAATACTTGTGTCAACACCCCTGCACCACCAAAAATAGTGTTCTCATCAAAAGTGAGAAAGCTAATGATGTAGTTCAGAATGGAAGATTTAGCCTCTATGACAATGTACATGGACGCACTTTTACTGTTACTATCAAACACCTGGTATCTCAAGATGCTGGATCATATTACTGTGGACTTGATCAATGGGGAAGAGATGTCATGATCAAAGTAGAGGTCTCTGTTAGTAAAGGTATGTAAAATGCTATTTTGCTTAGATGTTACTGTGATATCAGATACTATTAAATACTGTATCTCTCAATACACACATTTGTCATGGAAGTTGTTAGTTGTACATTAGATTTTCAATATAATTTACACACCCATGCTCAACACCAATGAGCAGGACACTCACCAGGGTCATGTTTAAATATGTGTCAGATTTGGTGATTAAATGATATGCAGATTTATTGTGTAAGAGTAGGTGTGAACTGAGGTTCCTTTGTAAGTCTGGTCATTTATGTTCCAATCTCTCACCTATATGTTCCTGTTAGCTTTATCCTCTCAACCTGCATTGGATCCTGAGATTGAAAGCAAGGACACCTATGAGAAAAACAACTGCAGATCTGTATGCACACAAATCCACAACTCTACAACACAGGTTTATACTGGTAAAAACTCACCATATTGCACATAACTTTATCATACCAGCACATTATCCCTCACtggtttctctctttttctatttaTGATCAATTTACATTAAGGTCATGGACAAGGTGCCTGTTGGAGATGGGGATGAAACACCTCCAACATTTCCTACACTTCCTATTGACATCTCAGGTTAATTAACTTAATGAATAGCTTTCGTGACACATTTTGATACTGGAAAACCAAACTATCTTAAATCAAACATCCTTCCTCAGGTCATGCAAGTGTCAACATTATCATTGGCGCCTTCTTTGGATTGTTAGCGTGCAGCTTTCTGGTTGCACTTGGAATCCTCAGAGAACGTACTCAGTCAAGTTCACTTTGTAAGACCTAGCTCTCTATTCAATGTATATTTTCAATTAAAGAGAATAGTTTACATGAGTTTTGGAAACATGTCATTGGTTTTATGTTCAATTGTTATAAAGGAATTCACAAACAAATTTTCCCCCCTAAGCTTTTCAAGCATCACAAGTATCGGATAATTTGAATGTTTTACAAGTGAGTTTCATTTCACACTGatattattttaaattaaaCTCAAGCATTCTTGCACAtcagctctctctatctctatctctcattcAAACCTTTTATGTATTTTAGGATGAAAATGACCCTGGCCATGTCTATAATGAGAtaactggatggatggaggaggacaaggacttGTATCACACAATAGAGATATGGGAACCTCCACAAGAAATGGACAGCAATGCTGTTTACTCTGTTCTGACACTGAATTAACAAAATAACGTTGTTCTACTATAGGTGCCAAAAGAACAACAACGTATTCCTCCCGTTTCTCTCAATGCAGTGTTGCTTATGGTAGGCCCAGGCTATAGCCTGGGCCTTATACTTATTCACGCAGAAGTCCCACAGCTTGCATGTTTCCTGAAATTGCAGTTTATCTTTGTGAAACACAGAGGAaacatgatttacatttagtcatttagcagacgctcttatccagagcgacttacagtaagtacagggacattcccccgaggcaagtagggtgaagtgccttgcccaaggacacaacgtcattttgcacggccgggaatcgaaccagcaaccttcggattactagcccgattccctaaccgctcagccacctgactcccacggtTCCCCATGGTTGTAGATATAATTTACAAAGTTTGTTTTCTCCCTGTTTAAAAATGTACTTGCAACAactattttatattttaattgAACCCTAAATGTATTTGACT containing:
- the LOC136938721 gene encoding leiomodin-1-like; protein product: MSGSNGPNQKQESEDECDIDNLLASLTSAEVEELENEFIDIDPDPAVPVGLRQRNQTEKQPSIQYNRGAMLDFCERETKKLIERELSFEGDSKPGRAKQENLKNMGKSCESLFSVPDDQDGFGFDSQKQGRCKEEIPDNNKLKYVDKGQKVIEEKSPHKMTGGEGKGDEVIQKNKESQVGQEKKEGCKKKEKSTCKTLDLISKLQSKNYIKTEKDKKEDCRRKIDCKTKELISKLQGQGEKEEKDRKGKSQKLTDSKMGMFLKDGDRETDFKVPVIKAQRDSEKDHDKRENTNSVKQRKSSREREKDYDNTTEKTVHKHCKSSQVELKSSNSEGSALEEVREEEDVSSMFDQLLERVRNDDPLLTELNVNNSDVIKTQTLTQFAEALLDNRHVKTFALANTRADDRVASAVANTLRRNTCLTSINLDSNHLTGKGILALIHALESNTCITELRFHNQRHICGGKTEMEMTKTLRENCTLLKLGYHFELAGPRMTMTNILSRNMDQQRQRRMQDKKQADQDLQIASNRKTSHQSSQQVQTSGKATHKLPSDMDQTNKKICTSPLVKGKGKPVPSITTVQSSMKRSYKTTPNAESAQPRPVDVLPPPPPPAPVLESVSIRKSLTPVTQRKPNGQTPCHEGGRNSRDQLLLSICNSTLKVLKKVDVPKLLR